In one Epinephelus moara isolate mb chromosome 6, YSFRI_EMoa_1.0, whole genome shotgun sequence genomic region, the following are encoded:
- the LOC126391335 gene encoding peroxynitrite isomerase THAP4-like, whose product MAKLVLGPCCSVVGCSLRPGTNLMSQIKVFRFPKDTQQREAWTAAVRRENWTPSVNSRVCSTHFITGRPSDDPLHPDYAPSKLLHKPQRVKGTERYCKSVKRAASAPTHPEVGPVTVMQIEPEGLRYKSTSVGTDLSMKDIEDLLSENAALKNYIKKLETKLKVCE is encoded by the exons ATGGCTAAGTTAGTGTTAGGACCGTGTTGCTCGGTGGTCGGATGCTCCCTCAGACCAGGGACAAACTTAATGTCTCAGATTAAAGTCTTCCGCTTTCCTAAAGACACTCAGCAGCGCGAGGCGTGGACCGCTGCGGTCAGGCGGGAGAACTGGACACCGTCGGTGAACTCCAGAGTCTGCAGCACTCACTTCATCACCG GGAGGCCATCAGATGACCCTCTCCATCCTGACTACGCCCCGTCAAAGCTGCTTCACAAACctcagagagtgaaaggaaCGGAGAGATACTGTAAGTCAGTGAAGCGAGCAGCTTCAGCACCAACACATCCTGAGGTGGGGCCTGTCACTGTGATGCAAATCGAACCTGAAGGTCTCAGATACAAGAGCACATCAGTGGGGACAGATCTGTCCATGAAGGACATCGAGGACCTGCTCAGTGAAAACGCTGCCCTGAAA